In Bacteroidales bacterium, the sequence GGAGATTCAGAAAGCTGTTGATCAGGCTCTAAAAGGTTAGTTCTTATGGAATTTTTACGAAGCATACTTGATAGCACACAATACTCATTTGTAACAGCACTGATTCTGGGGCTGATGACAGCTATCAGCCCTTGCCCTTTGGCAACAAATATTTCGGCAATTGGATTTATTAGCCGCAATATTGAAGACCGAAGACGGGTATTTATCAGCGGTTTGGTTTACACCCTCGGGCGTGCCATTAGCTATACGGCATTAGCCGTAATTCTTTATTTTGGTGCAAGTAAAATGCACGTTTCGATGCTGTTTCAGGGTTGGGGTGAAAAATTACTCGGCCCAGTGCTAATTGTGATTGGGTTGTTTATGCTCGATGTTATCAAAATCAACCTTCCTGCCTTATCTAATCTTACTCAAAAAATTGGCGAGAGGGGCAAAGGAAGTTATTGGAGTACACTTTTACTAGGAATTGTCTTTGCTCTTGCGTTTTGTCCGTATAGCGGGGTGCTTTATTTTGCTATGCTTATCCCTATTACAGTTGCAAGCGCAAGCGGGTTATATCTCCCTGTTGTGTTTGCCGTTGCTACAGGTTTACCTGTTATTCTGTTCGCATGGTTATTGGCTTATGCTGTAGGTAATGTGGGTAAACTATATAATCATATAAAGATATTTGAACTCTGGTTTAGGCGTGTGGTTGCCGTGATGTTTATTGGTGTTGGGGTGTATTATATTTTTGTAACAATTTGACAAATTGACAAATTGACAATGAGACAGTGAAACAGTGAGACAATGGGACAGTGGGGTAATTTGAGAATTTGAAAATGAAAAGAATAAAGATGAAAGTGAAAAGAGAAAAATGAAAAATGAAAAATGAAAAATGGAAAGGGGAAAGTGAAAAGGGGAAAGTAAAGGAATATGAAGAATAATAAGTATAAGTTGATTGGGGGTTTGAGGTTGGATTTTTTTGTTGAGTTTTTTAAGGATGCATATCATATTCTCCAGATAAGCACTCAAATATTTCTCAAATTGTTCCATTGTCTTATTGTCTTATTGTCTCATTGTCTCATTGTCAA encodes:
- a CDS encoding sulfite exporter TauE/SafE family protein yields the protein MEFLRSILDSTQYSFVTALILGLMTAISPCPLATNISAIGFISRNIEDRRRVFISGLVYTLGRAISYTALAVILYFGASKMHVSMLFQGWGEKLLGPVLIVIGLFMLDVIKINLPALSNLTQKIGERGKGSYWSTLLLGIVFALAFCPYSGVLYFAMLIPITVASASGLYLPVVFAVATGLPVILFAWLLAYAVGNVGKLYNHIKIFELWFRRVVAVMFIGVGVYYIFVTI